The window TGGCTGGGTGGGAAGATGAAGAGGCAGCATGCTCAGGAACCGATTTAGAAGTCTTGGCTATCGTAAATCTGGAAAATATATGAAGATTTGGAGAAGGCGTATAAAGATTTGAAGTTTAGATGTGAAGATATGAGGTTCtgggttgaaaattcaagaaattgtATGAAGATTTGGAGGTTAAAGATAAAGACATGAAGGTTCAAGAAATGAGGTACGAAGATTTGAGAAAGTCGAAAGCCTTTGTAGAGTTCGAAGGTAAAATCCAGGATCAGAAAGTGAATGGGGCGAAGCTTTTATTAGAGGAAATTAGTGACGTTTTGCATTCAGAGGCAGTCAGCCATTGAACGACACGTGTCCGAAGTTAGAATGAcgcgactgatgggacgtttcgtCTTATCCGCCATCTCGGTTGTAACGTGCAAAGGAAGGAACCAGGGTTCATCTATAGCTTCTCATCGTTGCGGCAAACCTACTCTCTaggaaacgaggggactatttgtatacgggtaaaaccgagggTAATGAGTACCTCGATTTCCCGATGAGTCAAATGAAGCAAGGACATAACTATATGGAATCGGAATCGAAGCTGGAAACTTCTCGTACTAAGGCCCGAACGGAGTGCTCGCCACCGGGCCCGACGAGACAACACCCGCTGAACCATGAGCTCCAAGACCTCGGAAAACACTAAAAACGGTTGCACACGACTAACAGAGGACCGTGATATCCGCACCCAACCGGATATTACAGTGCGGATCTCGCCCGATCTCGGTAGCATTTTAGTAATTGATGCACAAggagtatttttaccttttttagaattgttcTAAGGGTAAAACTCCCCTTCTATATAAAGGAGAAGTTTCTTATTCAATGGAGAtactgtaacacgcatatcaaggcaatacaaaCTTGTTTCTCTGCTTTCTAGCTAGTTATTGAAAAGTTCTTATTTTAATCACAGTTCTTCATGCGCATTTGGTCCCGAATCGAGGGTCTGATCAATGACAAAACTGTTATTAACCTTAAATCCGAGCCCGGATTCTACGTGACAACTGGTTTGGTTATCCACACTACCTTTAATTCATTTATATTCTTGAgcatttgtgttgaatcaatccacatatctTTAATaatgcgtataaattcaattgttatccgtttttaagGATAATCAATGTCATTAACCAACCAAACTTACATTTCAATAAAACAATTTAGGTAAGGAACTGCTGTTTTCCCTAATTATATGCTAATATTATTACTCATAATATTTCTATTATTAACCTACTTAACCTCTAGCGGACGCCTTCCTAGTCTGTAATTACTTCGAATGGATCTAGACATACGATGAGTGCCTTATTTAGAGTTCTTATATATAGGTACATGTTGACATGATTCCATTAAGGAGTGAACAACTATTTCCCAACTCCACAAGCTCTTTGCTTTTTTGAATGGGTTGATCCTGTAGCACTGTGGAATAGAAATTTGTCTCAAATCAGTAGACTTTTTGTTATCCATAAGTTGATCATGAAGTTTCTTACAGAAATTTGTATCACAGAAACAAAAAGTCCACCACTTGGTAAAGATTCTACCACTATGTTTACAATTAACTACAATTATCAAGGATATCAAGAAGTGAAGCAAATAATATTGGGGGAAAAAAATACTCCCATAAATGTGACACTGAACAAATACAATTTAGCTAAAGATAAGCTTTCCTTGGGGATCAAGGTAAAACACAAGTCAAAAATGCCTGTAGTCTGACGTTGCACATGAAATTCTACAAGTAAACAACAGAAGAACCCTTTGGCAAGAGTAAAATCTTTCTTGTTTAATTAGTTGGCAATTGGAAGTTTGGAAACTGGAAGCGCCAATTAATGCGAGCGGTATCTCATCATTGAAACAAGAAACTCCTTATATCCTGCTGCCAAATTCCTTACTTTGACAGAAAAGTAATATCACTAGGCATCTTTCCCCTTCTGTAAGCATATAATGGTTGCAGCTAATCTTCACTGACTCCACAAGATCTTCTAATTCTTTCACAAGGATCGCTTAATCATCGAAACAGAAAACTTGTTATATCATAATCCCAATCAGTGGAGACGAACTGTCAAAGAGATGTGATATTACTAGGCATCATTTGGCACTGTCAGCTTATAATGGAACGAGCAGTTCTTTCCCATTTTCACAAGCTCTTTTGCTTCTTCGATCATGGAGTGAGCAACCAACATATCAACAACCCGTTGTATTATACTAGTATAAACAGTATGTTTCAAAACAATACACTCCTTGCACAACTTATAAGCAAACTCAGGATCACCCTTATCACAGGCCAGAGGAATAAGTAACACGAATGTCACAAGATCAGGAAGACAACCATTTTCCTCCAACTTTGCATaccagcttttagccaattccaAATCGCCATCCTTTGTCCGAGCGGAAATCATCGCGTTATGACTATGAGTATCAGGGTTTACTCCCCTTTTCTTCATCTCCTCAAACAATTCCTCTGCCTCTACAACCTGACTGTTCTCTACCAACGAGCGTAATCGCGAGTTATAACTCCTAACATTCGGAATAACATTCTTCTTTTCCATCAAAGTCCACATTTTTTCAGCTTCAGAAAACTTATTATTCTTGTAAAACGCATCCAAAAGTGTATTGAAAGTAATAACATCAGGGTCAATTCCATTTTTTTCCATCTCTTCAATTAGCAGAACTGCGGAATGCGGTGAACCCATCTCACTGAAGGCCTTGATCACCGTATTATACGAAACAACATCGGGCTCAATAGCTAATTTTCCAGGAAATTCCCTGAAAATCTCACTAATTTTATCATATTTCTTCGAATTAACACAAGCTCCCAGTAGAGCATTAAATGACATGACCGTACGCTCACAGTCTAAGTCGGGCATTTCATCGAACAGTTTCTGGGCATGCTCGAACATACCAGCTTTACCATACAAGGAAATGAATCGTACAACAAAACGCTCACTTTTTATTTCTGGGTAAACTTTTTGGTGTTCGAAGatatcttgaatacctgagaacTGTTCAGACTGGATGAGCCGGCGTAggaaagatgcatatttttgatAACTGCGGCGGAATTTAGGATTCTTTGAGTCTTGCTTGAATTTACGAATCAGCGACTGAAATGTCTGCTCTTTAGAGGATTCGGGTTTACTAATGGCTTTGACCGGTTGAGGAACTTTGGATTTGACATCGGCGATGGCAGTAAGGACCTGGGGTTTGGCGGTCTTTGTGAATACATCATGGAGACGGCGGTAGAGAGAAGAAGCCATTTTTTGCGAGATTATAATATTAAACGCAATTTCGGCTACATGTTATATACTCTACCGCTTTATCTAACCAACTAGGTCATGACTCAtgagtcttttttatttttatttttaaattattatactcattttaattgaaaaataaacTAGACGATAACTTAAACCTAAGTTttgttttttgtttaatttttgtttatTATGCATAGGGAATAGAAAAAGGTGAAAGAGAGACGATTAACTCGATTATATACATAAAACTTCCACCTTGTTTAGCCTAGTTATTTAACACTTTTTTGAGGATGGGGAGACTTGGGACATTCTTTCGttgtcatttttcaaggttttatTGATGTACAACGTTATGAAAATAACCTCAGAAAACTTTAAAAAGGTGTTGATATTTTTTAGACACATTTTAACAAGAAAAATATAGCAAATATATTAGGAGGCTCACCTTAATTATCTAAGTCCTAAGGAGCTCATTTGCACACTCTTCTTCCTGTTTTTAAGCACactatttatttttgaatttctataCATATTTGACCTCAACgcaagacaaagaagaaaggaaaaaagataaaGAGAGAAAGATGAATACACTGGGTGTTTTGAAAATCAGAGTGCGCAGAGGGATTAATCTTGCAGTGAGAGATGCTTTTGGTAGTGATCCTTATGTTGTAATCACCATGGGCGGCCAGGCatgttctttctctctctaaatattatagtttcttttttcttttctttttgtttcaatCAATATTTTTGCATGGTTTTCATAATAATGTGGAattatgatggctatttttgaattatttttcatATCCACAAACAAAGACCGAATCTTGGTTAGATTTTGCTACACATATATCCCAAATTAAGAGGAGGGAAGATATGCTTGTGTTGCCTTCATGATCCCCTTTGTTAGAGTTAATACTTCTTTAGTGACTCAAACCCATGACTCTGAGGTTATAGGTGAGGGTGCCGATCATCTAAGCAACCATTTTTGTCGCCTTCACGAGGTTTAATTTGAAACTTCATCTATTTTACATTCCGTGTTGTCACATGAATGTGAGGAGACCATATTTTCCAATTTATGCAACCTTTTCTACATGGGAGTATGACCTATATATCCTTGCTTCTGATTTTGTTCCCAATTATATTCTATAGAAAGTGAAGACTCGAGTTATCAAAGAGAACTGCAATCCTGTATGGAATGAGGAGTTGAGCCTTGCACTCTACGATCCCAGCCTTCCTATTACTTTAGTAAGTATTCTCCTCTTTATTTTTTCATCTTAGCAAGTATTCTCCTCAATAGCTGAATTTATATAAAAAAGGTTAACGACGCTTATATATAGAATATAGGTTTGACGTTGAACATCCAATACTGTTGAATTTGTGGGACAAGCTTATCTTAGGAACTTAAACTGTTAGGAATGAGATACATTTAATTGAGCTTTCAGATAAAATTGtcacataattcaaatactcTATCTATTTCAATTTAGATAACATATTTCGATTATGTCAGTTTGACTAAATTTTGAAACTAAATTGGATTAGTTCAAttcagtattttaaaattaaaatttagatataTTCAAAAACTATAAGAAAAGTATTATAAATTGCAATTTTCTTATGTCaatatgataaaaaaatattttaaaatattgatcaaaCTTTATACAGTTTAACAATCGATTAGCGaaatgtgtcatctaaattgaaacaaagGGAATAATATTTTAGGACAAATACATGTGTTAGAGTTTTAAGTCACACCCCCATGTATTAAAAAATTCACATGTTTaatctataattttaaaaaaaggacTAAGATTTGCATGTGAGGGCAGTGTTGTAATTAGTTTAAACTTTTGGATGAGATAGTTATACGTCGGTTCAAATGGATAGCTTACATGGGTTGCCTAATTGTTCTTTTTTGTAGACAGTGTATGACAAAGATACATTCACTGCAGATGACAAAATGGGAGATGCAAAGATAGACATAAAACCCTATATTGATGCAATAAACATGGGATTAGAAGGACTCCCAGATGGTGTCAAGGTGGATAGGGTTCAGCCAAACAGGGACAATTGCCTttctgatgaaagttgcataatATGGGAGAATGGAAAAATGACACAAAACATGATTCTTAGATTGCAACATGTAGAATGTGGTGAAATTGAGATTCAAGTTGAATTGATTGATGCTCAAGGTCGTAGAGGTGGTCTTTACatctaagaaaaaaaaaaaaattgttcagtTTTGATATACGTAACCTATCAATTTTGACATAAATTTACATAACTATATTCGTTACTGTTGTAACTTGTAAGTACTGTCTCAAGATCTATTTAGAtcttattaattttttttgtttattgtattgATATTGTATATACGTCCAAATGATAGATGAGATATTTTATATGTCAATGCCATACaagaggggtgatttgtgtggtgtccaattttcgcGTGTACTGGATTAtcgaaggacctggttcttctaagtgttccttgACCTACTGTTGctgaaatagtaaatgcggaaagtaaagaacataagtatttttacgtgaaaaatacccatctcaaaatgtaaaaaaaaccacgacctactacttagtagaattttccccaacacttcactaaatcactgagccaaaacagcatttacaaagactctttgtaaacctaaggattacctctaatcttgttgtggcaaccagcctctgattgttgcgacaacttcaagttaactctaacttgaatacttagAGTACCTATTAAAATTGCTTCTAAATAAAGCTGAAAGGTGCAATTtgaaaaccacctactacaattgaactagaataaaagacaaacacttggaactgattcttctatctggttcacgTAGCTttaggttcgcacacttgaatcacacaagaattgcttgcaaatgccttgctattttgctctcaactcacgtttaacttttgctattttgctctcaacacACTAATATTTAGAAAAAAGGGAATGAAATATAgagtaaagaaagaaaaaatatcaaCTTGCTTAGATATCATGAAATCGCCACCGTAGTTACAAAATAACGAAATAGAGAAGGAGGACTAGAGATGAAACAGCTTCAACGACTGTATTTGAGCATCACAGATGAATCGCCCTCCTCGGTAATGACTTTGGAGCTCTAAATATCTCTAACACTCCACCCGTGGAAGGACAAAGGAACGGGGAAGGGGGCTGTGAAAGAAGCGGAGAGGATTATTCTCTGACTTGGAGgaaaatttctaaaggaataaaAGGGGGTATAGGAGCAAGGGTTTTGTTGTTTCTTCGCCAAAACTAGGGGAGAACATTGAAACAAAATGGAAGGACAGAAGGGTTTCTTAGagtataaattttttattttatcttttaggTGAAAAACTAAATAATTAATGGCTCGCTTTTAGGAGCGACATAGTCGCTACAAATTACATTTAGGGGCAAGACATTACATATCGCCACAATTACTTTTTTCAGTCATATTTTATTTGCAAAATTTAATACATATTTGTGATGGCATAATCATAGTCGCCACTAAAATATTACTTCTAATGGCAAGTTCAGGGTCGCAGCTAGAACTATCCTCTTTATTGGAGACCTTTCCAAGTAGCTATAAAAAGTCTTACTTCTGTAAAGACTAAATGAGTCGCCACAAAAGGTGGTCACAGAAAATCATATTTCTTGTAGTGGTACCtgtgacaagagtgggttgctctagtggtaagcaccctccactttcaaccaagaggttgtgagttcgagtcaccccaagagcaaggtggtgAGCTCTTGGAGGGtggggagccgagggtctatcggaaacagcctctctaccctagggtaggggtaaggtctgcgtacacactaccctccccagaccccactagtgggattatattgggttgttgttgttgttgttgtagtggtacctgtagaatgagaacatcctgaaatatatagagttagtagaataaaaaacaactagagttctaatgctactcttccttggtggaagagttctagttattctcaacttctaactcctcccttatcttgaatagtgttctctttgagtaatgtgtacttctccttatcaattatgcaatattttcgatcaggagataacagatataacaagttaagcttatctctttCTCGTGCATTCCTCATGCTCGAATATGTCTGTGTTTGTGTACACATGGGATGGACCTGGTTTATGCCTGAGCTTCCTTtgccaatcttcaaaacaaaacttcacttgggccaacaaattccccctttttgatgatgacaaaccctaTGTTTTTCATAATCTTAGGCCCTGTTTCAACTCAGCttaacatcaacacaatgttagaatattttacctttttaaagtcacttatcatcaaggaccgggttcattaggttataaacattaCTGTCCAAAGAAATCATAacctttttcccctttttggcatcatcgaaaagttgcataataaTGTTAGATAACTAAATTTTAAATAgaaattactcatggccactggagCTATTTCacatgcaatcatggattaatcatcatatatcaatctaaggatattagccatctaagaaatataaacaaatagtTAGAGTAAAAGACAGTGAATTTTATTGATTGATAAGATcctaccacaaagcataagaagaataaaaatattggaacatgagtaaaagaaacaaaaaaaatcccGAAGTGGGTCACTGGTTGATCTACACTGggctaggaggcttaaggctGGGAAAGACCAGGTTCTTGGTTTTTGGCTTGGAGTAGTTACAGCATATCCtaaagaatgccatcattcttctccttttcttttgccaGATCAactctgagagcatctctctcagtctccacttctgccaacctcttcttcagcctatcaatctcagcatccttagccccactctcTTGTACCAAGGCTCGCACTTTGCTATTCATtggtacctttttggatgaaccaggttctttaggagtggttttgacttcatagtcacaagcagtCAGAgtattttcctcaaaatgatcCTTGATTGTACCAACCTCTCATTTCTTGATGGGTACCTTGAAGTGTGCAAGTACAACCGTGAGTATAAAGCCATAGGGTATGACATGAGTCTTTGTGCCATTTAGAATCCTATCAAGAAGCTGGATTATAAACCCATGCCAATTGATTTGCCTCTCATTGTCCAAATATTccataaggaccaggtccatgaaTGTGGAAATGTGCCTCCTTTCCTGCCTAGGCAGCACACATTTGTTTACAAATTCGAACAACACTTTGTGGGgtggcttcatctcacttttgtaAATAGCC is drawn from Nicotiana tabacum cultivar K326 chromosome 22, ASM71507v2, whole genome shotgun sequence and contains these coding sequences:
- the LOC107760650 gene encoding protein C2-DOMAIN ABA-RELATED 7-like, with the protein product MNTLGVLKIRVRRGINLAVRDAFGSDPYVVITMGGQALKTRVIKENCNPVWNEELSLALYDPSLPITLTVYDKDTFTADDKMGDAKIDIKPYIDAINMGLEGLPDGVKVDRVQPNRDNCLSDESCIIWENGKMTQNMILRLQHVECGEIEIQVELIDAQGRRGGLYI